One region of Aurantimonas sp. HBX-1 genomic DNA includes:
- a CDS encoding methyl-accepting chemotaxis protein, whose product MRLTISKKLSALIAVSVLVCITVVGAQLYSLRQVVQEQREDLLKTQIDTAVSVVERYRSMAESGQMAEEAARDAAKGVLAGMTYGAGDYFFVTDYEAVMLVHPNQTLVGKNMWENRDPDGFPLFQHLIAEAKAGGGITPYLWPRPDSEAPVPKLSYSAAVPEWQWVIGTGVYVDDLNEIFLGEAWKSLILSFVLLGVLVACAVPLARSISRPLTAMTGTMRALAAGDTSVTVPGTGRHDEIGEMAEAVEAFKRAGIERDGLSAEAAAARAAKELELIEQEKIGEGYVKAHEFFMAEVKEGFQRLADGDLTARLDRPFTSDYEGVRSLFNDSVSKLEAAFASVVETIGSIRTGLSEINTASNDLAQRTEQQAASLEETVAALGEVTQAVNETADGAGKAQLVAGGARQKAEKGGEVVSRAVEAMSQIERSSAQINRIIGVIDEIAFQTNLLALNAGVEAARAGDAGRGFAVVAQEVRGLAQRSAEAAKEIKTLIATSREQVEAGVELVTASGRSLEEIVTEVSSMAEVISAIAASAREQATSLREVSGAADQMDKVTQQNAAMVEQATAASQTLTNETEELAAAMAKFRTSASPAGRLAPANASRVQRIASRTVTQMKTTGRGGAAPAAHAENDSWEEF is encoded by the coding sequence ATGCGCCTGACAATCTCCAAGAAACTTTCCGCGCTGATCGCAGTCTCTGTTCTGGTTTGCATCACCGTTGTTGGCGCTCAGCTCTACTCGCTGCGCCAGGTTGTGCAGGAGCAGCGCGAGGACCTGCTCAAGACGCAGATCGACACGGCGGTCTCCGTCGTCGAGCGCTATCGTTCGATGGCCGAGAGCGGGCAGATGGCTGAGGAGGCCGCCCGCGACGCCGCGAAGGGCGTTCTCGCCGGAATGACCTACGGGGCGGGCGACTATTTCTTCGTCACCGACTACGAGGCGGTGATGCTGGTGCATCCCAACCAGACGCTGGTCGGCAAGAACATGTGGGAAAACCGCGACCCCGACGGCTTCCCGCTGTTCCAGCACCTGATCGCGGAAGCCAAGGCCGGCGGCGGCATCACGCCCTATCTGTGGCCGCGCCCCGACAGCGAGGCGCCGGTTCCCAAGCTGAGCTATTCCGCCGCGGTTCCGGAGTGGCAGTGGGTCATCGGAACGGGTGTCTATGTCGACGACCTCAACGAGATCTTCCTGGGCGAAGCCTGGAAGTCCCTGATCCTGTCATTCGTGCTGCTCGGCGTGCTCGTCGCCTGTGCCGTGCCGCTGGCCCGCAGCATCTCGCGTCCCCTGACCGCGATGACCGGCACGATGCGGGCGCTTGCCGCCGGCGATACGTCCGTGACCGTCCCGGGGACCGGCCGGCACGACGAGATTGGCGAGATGGCGGAAGCCGTGGAAGCCTTCAAGCGCGCCGGCATCGAGCGTGACGGGCTGTCCGCCGAGGCGGCTGCGGCCCGCGCCGCCAAGGAGCTCGAACTGATCGAGCAGGAGAAGATCGGTGAAGGCTACGTCAAGGCCCACGAGTTCTTCATGGCCGAGGTCAAGGAAGGCTTCCAGAGGCTTGCCGACGGCGACCTGACGGCGCGGCTCGATCGGCCCTTCACGTCCGACTACGAGGGCGTGCGGTCATTGTTCAACGACAGCGTCTCCAAGCTCGAGGCGGCCTTCGCCAGCGTCGTCGAGACGATCGGCTCGATCCGGACGGGTCTTTCCGAGATCAACACGGCGTCGAACGACCTGGCGCAGCGCACCGAGCAGCAGGCGGCGAGCCTCGAGGAGACGGTGGCGGCGCTGGGCGAGGTGACGCAGGCGGTGAACGAGACGGCGGACGGCGCCGGCAAGGCGCAGCTGGTCGCCGGCGGGGCGCGCCAGAAGGCGGAGAAGGGCGGCGAGGTTGTGTCGCGGGCGGTCGAGGCGATGAGCCAGATCGAGCGGTCCTCGGCGCAGATCAACCGGATCATCGGAGTGATCGACGAGATCGCCTTCCAGACCAACCTGCTGGCGCTGAACGCCGGGGTCGAGGCGGCGCGGGCGGGCGATGCCGGCCGGGGCTTCGCGGTGGTGGCGCAGGAAGTGCGCGGCCTTGCGCAGCGTTCGGCGGAGGCCGCCAAGGAGATCAAGACGCTGATCGCCACCTCGCGCGAGCAGGTGGAGGCCGGGGTCGAGCTGGTGACGGCGTCGGGCCGGTCGCTGGAGGAGATCGTCACCGAGGTGAGCTCGATGGCGGAGGTGATCTCGGCGATCGCGGCGAGCGCGCGGGAACAGGCGACGAGCCTGCGCGAGGTGTCGGGCGCGGCGGACCAGATGGACAAGGTGACCCAGCAGAACGCGGCGATGGTGGAGCAGGCGACGGCGGCGAGCCAGACGCTGACCAACGAGACCGAGGAGCTGGCCGCGGCGATGGCGAAGTTCCGGACCTCGGCGAGCCCGGCCGGCCGCCTTGCGCCGGCGAACGCCTCGCGGGTCCAGCGCATCGCAAGCCGCACCGTGACGCAGATGAAGACCACCGGCCGCGGCGGCGCTGCCCCCGCCGCCCATGCCGAAAACGACAGCTGGGAGGAATTCTGA
- a CDS encoding response regulator, translating into MSMTILTIDDSRTIREMLRATLSSSGFTVVQAEDGEHGIQVLQEMAVEPDVIITDINMPRKDGFQFIEAVRGDPSRRAIPILVLTTESDAEKKQRARLAGATGWIVKPFDPVKLLDAINRVAA; encoded by the coding sequence ATGAGCATGACCATTCTGACCATCGACGATTCGCGGACGATCCGCGAAATGCTGCGCGCGACCCTGTCATCCTCCGGCTTCACCGTGGTGCAGGCCGAGGACGGCGAGCACGGCATCCAGGTGCTGCAGGAGATGGCTGTCGAGCCGGACGTGATCATCACCGACATCAACATGCCCCGCAAGGACGGCTTCCAGTTCATCGAGGCGGTGCGCGGCGACCCCTCGCGGCGGGCGATCCCGATCCTCGTCCTCACCACCGAGAGCGACGCGGAGAAGAAGCAGCGTGCCCGTCTCGCCGGAGCGACCGGCTGGATCGTCAAGCCCTTCGACCCGGTCAAGCTCCTCGACGCGATCAACCGCGTCGCAGCCTGA
- a CDS encoding methyl-accepting chemotaxis protein: protein MRFADMKISRKIAAAFMVLIVVAAAMGGALYTFVATIETHSALKNQHAEMGDAAMAARFSLARQEASLRGFMITRDDYFATRTKEHYETFRAKVEDIRSAAGAGSDIASRMPALEAAVAAWHAEIADPVIRFMRDEATFPQALALFTSGKADQFIEPAENILDGIQEEENAAIDQAIETERVANERADLALLAGMGLLIVAAMGLGWLLSRGIGTPITAMTRTMRELAAGNKAVVVPGVGRHDEVGEMAEAVEAFKRAAVERDELAEAAERARIDQEEAKRRQAALEDAKAEDLRAFVGVIEVGFERLSDGDLTVRMTEAVAPEFEPIRAKFNDSVAQLETAIGGVVTSIGSIRTGLSEINTASNDLAQRTEQQAASLEETVAALGEVTQAVNETADGAGKAQLVAGGARQKAEKGGEVVSRAVEAMSQIERSSAQINRIIGVIDEIAFQTNLLALNAGVEAARAGDAGRGFAVVAQEVRGLAQRSAEAAKEIKTLIATSREQVEAGVELVTASGRSLEEIVTEVSSMAELISSIASSAREQATSLREVSGAADQMDKVTQQNAAMVEQATAASQTLTNETEELAAAMAKFRTSASPAGRLAPANASRVQRIASRTVTQMKTTGRGGAAPAAHADSDSWEEF, encoded by the coding sequence ATGCGCTTCGCCGACATGAAGATCTCGCGAAAGATCGCCGCCGCTTTCATGGTTCTGATTGTCGTGGCTGCGGCCATGGGAGGCGCGCTCTACACTTTTGTCGCGACGATCGAAACCCACAGCGCCCTCAAGAACCAGCACGCGGAGATGGGCGATGCGGCGATGGCGGCGCGGTTTTCGCTCGCTCGCCAGGAGGCCTCGCTGCGCGGCTTCATGATCACGCGCGACGACTATTTCGCCACGCGGACGAAGGAGCACTACGAGACGTTCAGGGCGAAGGTCGAAGATATCCGTTCGGCCGCCGGCGCGGGCAGCGACATCGCCAGCCGGATGCCGGCGCTCGAGGCAGCGGTTGCCGCATGGCATGCCGAGATCGCCGACCCGGTGATCCGCTTCATGCGCGACGAGGCGACTTTTCCCCAGGCGCTGGCGCTCTTCACCTCCGGCAAGGCCGATCAGTTCATCGAGCCGGCCGAAAACATTCTCGACGGCATCCAGGAAGAAGAGAACGCCGCGATCGATCAGGCCATCGAGACGGAGCGTGTCGCGAACGAGCGGGCCGACCTGGCGCTGCTCGCCGGCATGGGCCTCCTGATCGTCGCCGCGATGGGGCTGGGCTGGCTTCTGTCCCGTGGCATCGGCACGCCGATCACGGCGATGACGCGCACGATGCGGGAACTGGCCGCCGGCAACAAGGCGGTGGTGGTTCCCGGCGTCGGGCGCCACGACGAAGTGGGCGAGATGGCAGAGGCGGTCGAGGCCTTCAAGCGCGCCGCGGTCGAGCGCGACGAGCTGGCAGAGGCGGCCGAACGCGCGCGCATCGACCAGGAAGAGGCCAAGCGCCGGCAGGCGGCGCTGGAAGACGCCAAGGCCGAGGATCTGCGGGCCTTCGTCGGGGTCATCGAGGTCGGCTTCGAGCGCCTGTCGGATGGCGACCTGACGGTGCGGATGACCGAGGCGGTGGCACCGGAATTCGAGCCGATCCGCGCCAAGTTCAACGACAGCGTCGCGCAGCTGGAGACGGCGATCGGCGGGGTGGTGACCTCGATCGGCTCGATCCGGACGGGTCTTTCCGAGATCAACACGGCGTCGAACGACCTGGCGCAGCGCACCGAGCAGCAGGCGGCCTCTCTGGAAGAGACGGTGGCGGCGCTGGGCGAGGTGACGCAGGCGGTGAACGAGACGGCGGACGGCGCCGGCAAGGCGCAGCTGGTCGCCGGCGGCGCGCGGCAGAAGGCGGAGAAGGGCGGCGAGGTGGTGTCGCGGGCGGTCGAGGCGATGAGCCAGATCGAGCGGTCCTCGGCGCAGATCAACCGGATCATCGGGGTGATCGACGAGATCGCCTTCCAGACCAACCTGCTGGCGCTGAACGCCGGGGTCGAGGCGGCGCGGGCGGGCGATGCCGGCCGTGGCTTCGCGGTGGTGGCGCAGGAGGTGCGGGGCCTTGCCCAGCGTTCGGCGGAAGCGGCCAAGGAGATCAAGACGCTGATCGCCACGTCGCGCGAGCAGGTGGAGGCCGGGGTCGAGCTGGTGACGGCGTCGGGCCGGTCGCTGGAGGAGATCGTGACGGAAGTCAGCTCGATGGCCGAGCTGATCTCTTCGATCGCGTCCTCGGCCCGCGAACAGGCGACGAGCCTGCGCGAGGTGTCGGGCGCGGCGGACCAGATGGACAAGGTGACCCAGCAGAACGCGGCGATGGTGGAACAGGCGACGGCGGCGAGCCAGACGCTGACAAACGAGACCGAGGAACTGGCCGCGGCGATGGCGAAGTTCCGGACCTCGGCGAGCCCGGCCGGCCGCCTTGCGCCGGCGAACGCCTCGCGGGTCCAGCGCATTGCCAGCCGCACCGTGACGCAGATGAAGACCACCGGCCGCGGCGGCGCTGCCCCTGCCGCCCATGCCGACAGCGACAGCTGGGAGGAGTTCTGA
- a CDS encoding STAS domain-containing protein: protein MARRPTGAKPAAIDLPAILDLKAAGPLCDQLVELRGKPIMLDASGVGKVGGQCIQVLLAAAATWQADAVSFKIAEPSEAFRTSIELMGLSGTLSDRDTAA from the coding sequence ATGGCGCGACGTCCCACGGGCGCGAAGCCGGCGGCGATCGATCTGCCGGCGATCCTCGACCTCAAGGCTGCCGGCCCGCTGTGCGATCAGCTCGTCGAGCTGCGCGGCAAGCCGATCATGCTCGATGCTTCGGGCGTCGGCAAAGTCGGCGGCCAGTGCATCCAGGTACTGCTGGCGGCCGCCGCGACATGGCAGGCGGACGCTGTCAGCTTCAAGATCGCGGAGCCCTCCGAGGCGTTCCGCACCAGCATCGAACTCATGGGTCTCTCGGGAACCCTCAGCGACAGGGACACTGCGGCATGA
- the fliP gene encoding flagellar type III secretion system pore protein FliP (The bacterial flagellar biogenesis protein FliP forms a type III secretion system (T3SS)-type pore required for flagellar assembly.): MTRLLVVLLALLASHPAAAQLNDTAGALAGLIPDGGSAASGRIIQLFGLVTVLSIAPGLLVMVTSFTRIVIALSILRTGLGLQTTPANLILISLSLFMTFFVMAPTFDRAWQDGLQPLLNEEIDEQEAFYRISDPFKDFMLTQVRPADLALFGDLAAANSRDRVEPEPQGAEDGDVDLRVLVPAFMISELRRGFEIGFLIVLPFLVIDMIVATLTMSMGMMMLPPTIISLPFKILFFVLIDGWNLLVGSLVRSFF; this comes from the coding sequence ATGACACGGCTCCTCGTCGTCCTTCTGGCGCTGCTGGCTTCGCATCCGGCGGCGGCGCAGCTCAACGATACCGCCGGCGCGCTCGCGGGCCTCATTCCCGACGGCGGCTCGGCCGCCTCGGGCCGGATCATCCAGCTCTTCGGCCTCGTCACCGTGCTGTCGATCGCGCCAGGCCTGCTGGTGATGGTGACGTCCTTCACCCGGATCGTCATCGCCCTGTCGATCCTGCGAACCGGCCTCGGCCTGCAGACCACGCCGGCCAACCTGATCCTGATCTCGCTGTCGCTGTTCATGACCTTCTTCGTCATGGCGCCGACCTTCGACCGCGCCTGGCAGGACGGCCTGCAGCCGCTCCTCAACGAGGAGATCGACGAGCAGGAAGCCTTCTATCGCATCTCCGATCCGTTCAAGGACTTCATGCTGACCCAGGTCCGGCCAGCCGATCTGGCGCTGTTCGGCGATCTCGCCGCCGCCAACAGCCGCGACCGGGTCGAGCCGGAGCCGCAGGGGGCCGAGGACGGCGACGTCGATCTCAGGGTCCTGGTGCCGGCCTTCATGATCTCGGAACTGCGCCGTGGTTTCGAGATCGGCTTCCTGATCGTGCTGCCGTTCCTGGTGATCGACATGATCGTCGCGACACTGACCATGTCGATGGGCATGATGATGCTGCCGCCGACGATCATCTCGCTGCCGTTCAAGATCCTGTTCTTCGTCCTCATAGACGGCTGGAACCTGCTGGTCGGCTCTCTCGTGCGGTCATTTTTCTGA
- a CDS encoding flagellin, with translation MTSINTNVAAMTALQTLQTTNKMMDETQNRISTGFRVSEAKDNAAYWSIATGMRSDNNAMSAVSDSLGIGAATVDAAYTGLSAAKDVLAEIKSKLTTATSDGVDRSKVQSEITALQEQLRTIADSSSFSGQNWLSTGVSTDLSKQIVSSLSRDANGKISIGSITVDITNIRLYSTNAAGTANTGILNKTIDLTKYTNTSGVAGTVEAGAGIDFAAANDLVSFSVKQGGSAARTVEITQATLTAAGLSDTVIRSNADLANVLTQALKDADIRGIEVSINAADNVVFSSTDTFTVSGATASGTSGLAVADLGLAATAVTTTTASAGATSVEAINITGATSTDIQNYIKVVDEALSQVTTAGASIGSVQNRVEMQTQFVSKLMDTIDKGVGILVDADMTEESTRLKALQTQQQLGVQALSIANSSSQAILQLFQN, from the coding sequence ATGACGAGTATCAATACCAACGTCGCTGCGATGACCGCGCTGCAGACGCTGCAGACGACCAACAAGATGATGGACGAGACGCAGAACCGCATCTCGACCGGTTTCCGAGTGTCGGAGGCGAAGGACAACGCCGCCTACTGGTCGATCGCGACGGGCATGCGCTCGGATAACAACGCGATGTCGGCGGTCTCCGATTCGCTCGGTATCGGTGCGGCAACGGTCGACGCGGCCTATACCGGCCTCAGCGCGGCCAAGGATGTTCTCGCCGAGATCAAGTCAAAGCTGACGACCGCTACGTCGGACGGCGTCGACCGGTCCAAGGTCCAGTCGGAAATCACCGCGCTGCAGGAGCAGCTGCGGACGATCGCCGACTCCTCGTCCTTCTCGGGGCAGAACTGGCTGTCGACGGGCGTCAGCACCGACCTGTCGAAGCAGATCGTCTCGTCGTTGTCGCGAGATGCGAACGGCAAGATCTCGATCGGCAGCATCACCGTCGACATCACCAACATTCGCCTTTACTCCACCAACGCTGCCGGTACCGCGAATACAGGCATCCTGAACAAGACAATCGACCTGACGAAGTATACCAACACCAGCGGTGTCGCTGGAACCGTCGAGGCGGGCGCCGGCATTGATTTTGCTGCAGCAAACGACCTGGTCAGCTTCTCCGTCAAACAGGGTGGTTCCGCGGCCCGCACGGTCGAGATCACCCAGGCGACACTGACCGCCGCCGGTCTGTCCGACACCGTGATCCGGTCGAACGCCGATCTGGCAAACGTGCTGACGCAGGCGCTGAAGGATGCCGACATCCGGGGCATCGAGGTTTCCATCAACGCTGCGGACAATGTCGTGTTCTCGTCCACCGACACGTTCACCGTCAGCGGTGCCACCGCGAGCGGCACCAGCGGGCTCGCCGTCGCCGACCTCGGCCTCGCCGCCACCGCCGTGACCACCACGACGGCCTCGGCCGGTGCCACCAGCGTCGAGGCGATCAACATTACCGGCGCGACATCGACCGACATCCAGAACTACATCAAGGTCGTCGACGAAGCCCTTTCGCAGGTCACCACGGCCGGCGCGTCGATCGGTTCGGTGCAGAACCGTGTGGAGATGCAGACCCAGTTCGTCTCCAAGCTCATGGACACGATCGACAAGGGTGTCGGTATCCTCGTCGATGCCGACATGACGGAAGAGTCGACCCGCCTCAAGGCTCTGCAGACGCAGCAGCAGCTCGGCGTCCAGGCGCTCTCGATCGCCAACTCCTCCAGCCAGGCGATCCTGCAGCTCTTCCAGAACTAA
- a CDS encoding flagellin codes for MTSINTNTSAMTALQSLQTINSSLDQTQARISTGYRVADAKDNAAYWSIATTMRSDNNAMSAVSDSLGIGAATVDAAYTGLNSAKDVLDEIKAKLTTATGEGVDKAKVQSEITALQEQLKTIADSSSFSGQNWLSTGSSTDLSKVIVSSLSRDANGKIGIGSIDVDITALRLYSDDGAGTNTGILNKTINLTQFTSNSGAATAVDTTAYDLATDTVSFSIKQGGAAARTVEIDAGTLTKAGLSDTTIRSNADLTAVLKQALKDADIQGIDVAVDGSNNVVFSSTDNFTVGAATDDNGTPGTSAAALGLSAAAVVTSTAPAGATSVASINISSSTSAQIQNYMKVVDEALSQVTTAGASIGAVQNRIEMQTNFVSKLMDTLDKGVGTLVDADMTEESTRLKALQTQQQLGVQALSIANSSSQSLLSLFR; via the coding sequence ATGACCAGCATCAATACCAATACCTCGGCAATGACGGCTCTCCAGAGCCTCCAGACCATCAACTCGTCGCTCGACCAGACCCAGGCCCGCATCTCGACCGGCTATCGCGTCGCCGATGCCAAGGACAACGCCGCCTACTGGTCGATCGCGACCACCATGCGTTCGGACAACAACGCCATGTCGGCGGTCTCCGATTCGCTCGGTATCGGCGCGGCGACGGTCGACGCGGCCTACACCGGCCTCAACTCGGCCAAGGACGTGCTCGACGAGATCAAGGCCAAGCTCACCACGGCCACCGGCGAAGGCGTCGACAAGGCCAAGGTGCAGTCGGAAATCACCGCGCTGCAGGAGCAGCTGAAGACGATCGCCGACTCCTCGTCCTTCTCGGGCCAGAACTGGCTGTCGACGGGCTCCAGCACCGACCTGTCGAAGGTCATCGTTTCGTCGCTGTCGCGTGACGCCAACGGCAAGATCGGCATCGGCAGCATCGACGTCGACATCACCGCCCTCCGCCTCTACTCGGACGACGGCGCCGGTACGAACACAGGCATCCTGAACAAGACCATCAACCTGACCCAGTTCACCAGCAACAGCGGTGCGGCGACTGCGGTCGACACGACCGCCTACGATCTGGCGACCGACACCGTCAGCTTCTCGATCAAGCAGGGCGGCGCCGCGGCTCGCACGGTCGAGATCGATGCCGGCACGCTGACGAAGGCTGGCCTGTCCGACACGACGATCCGGTCGAACGCCGATCTGACGGCAGTCCTGAAGCAGGCGCTCAAGGATGCCGATATTCAGGGCATCGACGTCGCTGTCGATGGTTCGAACAACGTTGTCTTCTCGTCCACCGACAACTTCACCGTTGGCGCGGCGACGGATGACAACGGCACCCCCGGCACGTCCGCTGCGGCCCTTGGTCTCTCGGCCGCGGCTGTTGTGACCTCGACGGCGCCTGCCGGCGCCACCAGCGTCGCCAGCATCAACATCAGCAGCAGCACCTCGGCGCAGATCCAGAACTACATGAAGGTGGTCGACGAGGCACTGTCGCAGGTCACCACGGCCGGCGCGTCGATCGGTGCGGTGCAGAACCGCATCGAGATGCAGACCAACTTCGTCTCCAAGCTCATGGACACGCTCGACAAGGGCGTCGGCACGCTGGTCGATGCCGACATGACGGAAGAGTCGACCCGCCTCAAGGCTCTGCAGACGCAGCAGCAGCTCGGCGTCCAGGCGCTCTCGATCGCCAACTCCTCCAGCCAGTCGCTGCTGTCGCTCTTCCGCTAA
- a CDS encoding flagellar basal body-associated FliL family protein: MADAGTWDDDAGAKKRTTIQTAIAVVILTLVAGAGGAFVGWLNSGSAASAPAEAVVQPPAETASPPSDIAAAEGSALPLRLIALKPVVTNIYAPANAWLRIEASIVVEDDGSIDAEVLAAEIEADTLAFLRSLQLAQVEGTRGLLHLRDDLRERAKLRSPAVVDYLIQAMVAE, translated from the coding sequence ATGGCCGATGCAGGCACATGGGACGATGATGCGGGCGCCAAGAAGCGCACGACGATCCAGACGGCGATCGCGGTGGTGATCCTCACCCTGGTGGCGGGCGCGGGCGGCGCCTTCGTCGGCTGGCTGAATAGCGGAAGCGCGGCTTCCGCGCCGGCAGAGGCGGTCGTGCAGCCGCCGGCCGAGACGGCTTCTCCCCCCTCCGATATCGCCGCGGCCGAGGGTAGCGCCCTGCCGCTGCGGCTGATCGCCCTGAAGCCCGTCGTCACCAATATCTATGCCCCGGCAAATGCGTGGCTGCGGATCGAGGCGTCGATCGTCGTCGAGGATGACGGCAGCATCGACGCCGAGGTCCTCGCCGCGGAGATCGAGGCCGACACGCTGGCCTTCCTGCGCTCGCTCCAGCTCGCGCAGGTCGAGGGCACGCGGGGCCTTCTGCATCTGCGCGACGATCTGCGCGAGCGCGCCAAGCTCCGCTCGCCCGCCGTCGTCGACTATCTGATCCAGGCGATGGTCGCCGAATGA